Proteins from a genomic interval of uncultured Desulfuromusa sp.:
- a CDS encoding RNase H family protein, with the protein MTDGSVDTQTKIGYGAYLAIFTTDFSLSELNLETSVSKLKNQVKLKRFEQTSSTTLELQTLLWALGEIQTSGRQVKVYTDSQNIIALPGRRSRLEQNNYRSNKNILLKNSALYRQFYQLSEHFDCQFIKIPGHQPTAQKDIIAKLFGLVDKASRKALRKDLSRYA; encoded by the coding sequence CTGACTGATGGCAGTGTAGACACGCAAACAAAAATTGGCTATGGCGCTTATTTGGCCATTTTCACTACAGACTTTTCGTTGTCTGAATTAAACCTGGAAACTTCAGTCTCCAAGCTGAAGAATCAAGTAAAACTTAAACGTTTTGAGCAGACATCATCCACCACGCTGGAATTACAGACTTTATTATGGGCTCTCGGAGAGATACAGACATCAGGGCGACAGGTGAAGGTCTATACAGATTCACAAAATATCATCGCCTTACCGGGAAGACGTAGCCGTCTGGAACAGAACAACTATCGCTCAAATAAAAACATCCTTCTTAAAAATTCGGCATTGTATCGGCAATTTTATCAGCTATCAGAACATTTCGATTGTCAATTTATCAAAATTCCGGGACACCAGCCGACAGCACAAAAAGATATCATTGCAAAACTCTTCGGCCTGGTGGATAAAGCGTCAAGAAAAGCGTTAAGGAAAGATCTCAGTCGATATGCTTAA
- a CDS encoding N-acetylmuramoyl-L-alanine amidase-like domain-containing protein, with protein sequence MKGIFLLLILPTLLLSCTVPRVKHPESGNKDKIKIARLLDQAGQIQDPGQKITFISAAFLGTSYLANTLIGSSTTQEVFVLQLDGVDCFTLLDYVEALRRSSSFDEFKETLRHLRYRRGQVDFLARNHFFSEWGNSDFSQLQDVTSLVGGINVLRVKKTLNQKNDTTLFLPGYPVKKREIAFIPAEAIDKSLLSRLRSGDYIGIYSSAPGLDVTHTGIIVKTEEKIMFRHASSKDLFKKVVDEDFASYLGGEKGIIVYRAINKSQEKEGR encoded by the coding sequence ATGAAGGGAATATTCCTGTTATTGATTCTGCCCACACTGTTACTCTCCTGCACGGTTCCAAGGGTCAAACATCCGGAGTCTGGCAACAAAGATAAAATAAAAATTGCACGGCTTCTTGACCAAGCCGGACAGATTCAAGATCCAGGGCAGAAAATCACCTTCATCTCTGCTGCATTTCTAGGAACCTCTTATCTCGCCAACACCCTGATCGGCAGTTCCACAACACAAGAAGTCTTTGTTCTCCAGCTCGACGGGGTTGATTGCTTTACCCTGCTTGACTATGTAGAAGCGCTCCGCAGAAGTTCCTCTTTTGATGAATTTAAAGAGACTCTGCGCCATCTCCGTTATCGCCGAGGCCAGGTCGATTTTTTAGCCCGAAATCATTTCTTTTCCGAATGGGGAAACAGTGATTTCTCCCAACTCCAGGATGTCACTTCTCTGGTTGGTGGGATAAATGTTCTCAGGGTGAAAAAAACATTAAATCAGAAAAATGACACGACTTTATTTTTACCCGGATACCCGGTAAAGAAAAGGGAGATTGCCTTTATCCCTGCTGAAGCGATTGACAAATCACTTCTGTCCCGATTGCGTAGCGGAGATTATATCGGCATTTATAGCTCCGCCCCCGGTTTGGATGTCACTCATACAGGTATCATTGTTAAAACAGAAGAAAAAATAATGTTTCGACATGCGTCCTCCAAGGATTTATTTAAAAAAGTTGTCGACGAAGATTTTGCTTCTTATCTTGGGGGGGAAAAGGGAATTATTGTTTATCGAGCAATCAATAAGAGCCAGGAAAAGGAAGGACGATAA
- the greB gene encoding transcription elongation factor GreB: MSNTNPAKPRPVYLTPACARKLRAELKEILYQLRPEMVKTVAWAASNGDRSENADYHYAKRKLRQYDGRIRFLSKRLEEATIVDPVEQQKVAKGKALFGSTVTVENEEGEEKTFCIVGPDELDPSRGYVSWISPIGRALLGSSAGDVVSFMTPRGPTELEIIKVEYKNLESLNFTGE, encoded by the coding sequence ATGTCAAACACAAACCCAGCGAAACCGAGGCCTGTTTATCTAACCCCGGCCTGCGCACGAAAATTAAGAGCTGAACTCAAAGAGATCCTCTATCAACTGCGACCGGAAATGGTTAAAACTGTGGCCTGGGCGGCAAGTAACGGTGACAGAAGCGAAAATGCCGATTATCACTATGCCAAAAGAAAGCTCAGACAATACGATGGCCGCATCCGCTTTCTCAGCAAACGTCTGGAAGAAGCAACCATTGTTGACCCGGTTGAGCAACAGAAAGTTGCTAAAGGAAAAGCCCTCTTCGGTTCTACCGTCACTGTTGAAAATGAAGAAGGTGAGGAGAAAACATTCTGCATCGTTGGCCCTGACGAGCTTGATCCCTCCCGCGGCTATGTCAGCTGGATTTCTCCTATTGGTCGTGCTCTCTTGGGCTCATCAGCAGGGGATGTGGTTTCTTTTATGACACCAAGAGGGCCGACTGAACTGGAAATTATCAAGGTTGAATACAAAAACCTGGAGTCACTGAATTTTACAGGAGAATAA
- a CDS encoding methyl-accepting chemotaxis protein, with product MRPLSLRTKLISGGVLFPAVLLLGLFISFYIFEKGSSLDSVIDKSRILARTVESTRMEMEDKWQQGLFNVAMLKEWADNGEQDKILASVPVVSAWNAAMRKAEEGGYIFKVPKFHPRNLKNTPDDLEARVLNLMKDQNLKEHYEIDQDTNSVHYFRAVYLSETCLYCHGNPSKSEEFWGNSNGVDPTGTRMENWKVGELHGAFEIIHSLDSSDAALASTITLAGGLFIVLLAAAGALIALFTTKAVVNPVKESMRMIEGLERGELNNRIKTNRTDELGRLSNALNNFADNLRDEVLEAFNRLAQGDFSFKAKGLIAAPLDNACQGLTRVMQTVQDASDQISSGASQVSETSSSLANGATQQAAALEEISASMTEMNEQTKNNAENAAAANKLSDEARIAADRGNQQMQTMVNAMEDIKGSAQNISKIIKVIDEIAFQTNLLALNAAVEAARAGQHGKGFAVVAEEVRNLASRSAKAARETTALIQGSVDKTNNGSEIAHETAKSLNDIVTDVTKVSDLVAEIAAASHEQSTGISQVNEGLAQLDEVNQQTTSTSEESAAIAEELSSQTSDMQRMLQRFTLSGAAPGRTVAPPAPKKIQAPEPQVPQQSPASPAAAEWGGTPSAQVIKLDDDDFGKY from the coding sequence ATGCGTCCACTTTCATTGCGCACGAAACTGATTTCCGGCGGGGTATTATTTCCCGCAGTTCTGCTACTTGGCCTATTTATTTCGTTTTACATATTCGAAAAAGGTAGCAGCCTTGATTCTGTCATTGACAAATCCAGAATTCTGGCAAGAACAGTGGAATCAACCCGGATGGAAATGGAGGATAAGTGGCAACAGGGCTTGTTCAATGTCGCGATGTTAAAAGAGTGGGCCGACAACGGAGAGCAGGATAAGATTCTCGCCTCTGTTCCTGTGGTCTCTGCCTGGAATGCGGCAATGCGAAAAGCTGAAGAAGGGGGATATATTTTCAAAGTCCCCAAATTTCATCCACGCAATCTAAAAAACACTCCGGATGATCTGGAAGCACGGGTGTTGAACCTGATGAAAGACCAGAACTTAAAAGAGCACTACGAGATAGACCAGGACACAAACTCGGTGCATTATTTCCGTGCTGTCTACTTGTCGGAGACCTGTTTGTACTGCCACGGAAATCCGTCCAAATCTGAGGAATTCTGGGGGAACAGCAATGGTGTTGACCCAACCGGAACCCGCATGGAAAATTGGAAAGTTGGCGAACTCCACGGAGCTTTTGAAATCATTCATTCTCTTGACAGTTCAGATGCCGCTCTAGCCTCAACCATCACATTGGCTGGTGGGCTATTTATCGTTCTCTTAGCTGCTGCGGGTGCTTTAATTGCTCTGTTTACAACAAAAGCAGTGGTTAACCCGGTAAAAGAATCAATGAGAATGATTGAAGGCCTGGAAAGAGGTGAGCTGAATAATCGGATTAAAACCAACCGTACTGATGAGCTGGGGCGTTTGTCCAACGCACTTAACAACTTCGCAGACAACCTTCGTGATGAAGTTCTGGAAGCCTTCAATCGTCTGGCGCAGGGTGATTTCAGCTTTAAAGCCAAAGGTTTGATTGCAGCCCCCCTGGACAATGCCTGCCAAGGATTAACCCGAGTGATGCAGACAGTTCAAGACGCCAGCGATCAGATTTCTTCGGGAGCCAGCCAAGTTTCCGAAACAAGTTCTTCTCTTGCAAACGGTGCAACCCAACAAGCTGCAGCACTGGAAGAAATTTCTGCCTCGATGACGGAAATGAATGAGCAGACCAAGAATAACGCTGAAAATGCAGCTGCAGCAAATAAGCTCTCAGATGAAGCCAGAATAGCTGCGGACAGGGGAAATCAACAGATGCAAACCATGGTCAATGCCATGGAGGACATCAAAGGTTCAGCTCAGAACATCAGTAAAATTATCAAAGTCATTGACGAAATTGCTTTCCAGACAAACTTGCTGGCACTCAATGCAGCGGTTGAAGCTGCTCGAGCCGGACAACACGGTAAGGGCTTTGCTGTTGTCGCTGAAGAAGTCCGTAATCTTGCTTCCCGCAGTGCCAAGGCAGCACGGGAAACAACCGCTCTAATCCAGGGTTCTGTAGATAAAACCAACAACGGTTCTGAAATTGCACATGAAACCGCAAAATCACTCAACGACATTGTGACCGATGTCACCAAAGTTTCTGATCTTGTCGCTGAAATTGCTGCGGCCAGTCATGAGCAATCAACGGGAATTTCGCAGGTCAATGAAGGACTGGCCCAACTGGATGAAGTCAATCAGCAGACGACATCAACATCTGAAGAAAGTGCTGCAATTGCAGAAGAGCTTTCCAGTCAGACCTCTGATATGCAGCGAATGCTGCAACGGTTTACTCTCAGCGGCGCAGCCCCTGGAAGAACAGTTGCGCCACCAGCCCCAAAAAAGATACAGGCACCAGAGCCTCAGGTACCGCAACAGTCACCAGCATCACCAGCAGCTGCTGAATGGGGTGGGACACCTTCAGCTCAGGTCATTAAACTTGATGATGATGATTTTGGAAAATACTGA
- the arfB gene encoding alternative ribosome rescue aminoacyl-tRNA hydrolase ArfB: MEDLHITENIIISKQEIDLTAIRSQGAGGQNVNKVSTGIHLRFDIQASSLPDNLKQRLQQSTDHRISKEGIIIIKSQQTRSQEQNRVHALQMLQTLIQAATVSQRPRKKTRPSKRSQEKRMEKKKLHSRVKELRRKITD, from the coding sequence ATGGAAGACTTGCACATTACTGAAAATATTATTATTTCAAAGCAGGAAATAGACTTAACAGCAATCCGCTCACAAGGCGCCGGAGGGCAGAATGTGAATAAAGTCTCCACCGGAATTCATCTCCGCTTTGATATTCAGGCGTCATCCCTTCCTGACAATTTGAAACAGCGCCTGCAACAATCAACCGACCATAGGATCAGCAAAGAAGGCATCATTATCATCAAATCTCAGCAAACCCGGAGTCAGGAACAGAACCGTGTTCATGCGCTGCAAATGCTGCAAACACTTATTCAGGCCGCTACGGTGTCACAACGTCCCAGAAAGAAAACCCGACCGAGTAAAAGATCGCAGGAGAAGCGAATGGAGAAAAAAAAGCTTCATAGCCGCGTGAAAGAGTTAAGAAGAAAAATCACTGATTAG
- a CDS encoding GIDE domain-containing protein: MSHLNYLIVEQQQKPPENLPEILKELSQKFQLDIYQCRQRLIGRGLSLLTKGQPETLSQISVILKEADYTHWLLKPSKTGFVPHKIRNLQIDAEGITFGCHKKDVVFPKGGTILAIFAEITGKLAEKSVNQLLSSHAYRGRDDIRHLEAKKIYTTILQGKPVLDLYLLNDNKQVKDAVRIFPGKFDPQGLGARATLSSKQNLEQILEVAREYSGEFHLHTDFGLVNLPGTTLRRDDLENPETQRQNLLSLARYGWLMADLLQSEQIIPSQKHREDKIDTNAGAAILMQSSALAAGGSLEDSLPLSKEIRAEIDAATAREENTSVSSVANSDPGLPPPPPAKKRAGWSHPGFWFGSTGAAIFVAFILLAQFSNGDVLNSIAYYSFASGAVPFFIATLMLWYAFYFLRMKRQIENTPTSKVRSVAMGMVEVKGRAIRRYALISPMANTPCVFYRLTKYRRDKNNQWRVSSVSSSDNVPFFLEDDTGRIEINPAGCRISAGTRQEGSPGQIGLMRGIHDSDDKWVEEVIVDGTLIYVLGYASSRQADGPTVTEQKIAALRELKRHPQDLKQYDFDGDGKISAEEWDAARNAVSENVLKKSLQDKQQRKKQEEHIVIGKKKGRPLIITETHSEENLTSRYFYYSIPLFFASAVATASAIYLLLNFLKH, translated from the coding sequence ATGTCTCATTTAAATTATCTGATTGTTGAACAGCAGCAGAAACCACCCGAGAATCTTCCGGAGATTCTCAAAGAACTGTCGCAAAAGTTTCAACTTGATATCTATCAGTGTCGCCAGAGGCTGATAGGACGGGGACTCTCCCTTCTGACAAAAGGGCAACCTGAAACATTGAGCCAAATTTCAGTTATCCTGAAAGAGGCTGATTATACTCATTGGCTTTTAAAGCCATCCAAGACAGGTTTTGTTCCTCACAAAATTCGTAACCTGCAAATCGATGCAGAGGGCATCACCTTTGGTTGCCACAAAAAAGACGTTGTGTTTCCGAAAGGGGGCACCATCCTCGCTATCTTTGCAGAAATCACCGGAAAGCTCGCTGAAAAAAGTGTTAACCAACTCCTCTCCAGTCATGCGTACCGGGGACGGGATGACATTCGACATTTAGAAGCGAAGAAAATTTATACAACCATACTGCAAGGCAAACCGGTCCTGGACCTTTATCTCCTCAATGACAACAAGCAAGTCAAAGATGCCGTACGTATTTTTCCTGGTAAATTTGATCCGCAAGGGCTGGGAGCAAGGGCCACCCTCAGCAGCAAACAGAATCTGGAACAGATTTTAGAAGTGGCCAGGGAATATTCTGGAGAATTCCACTTGCACACCGATTTTGGACTGGTGAACTTACCGGGAACAACGTTACGCCGTGACGATTTGGAAAATCCGGAAACGCAGCGACAGAACCTGTTAAGCCTGGCTCGCTACGGCTGGTTGATGGCAGACTTGCTGCAATCAGAACAAATCATCCCATCACAAAAGCACAGAGAAGATAAGATTGACACAAACGCCGGCGCCGCAATTTTAATGCAGAGTTCGGCTCTTGCAGCAGGGGGATCGCTAGAAGACAGCCTTCCTCTAAGCAAAGAAATCCGTGCGGAAATCGATGCAGCAACAGCCCGGGAAGAAAACACTTCAGTTTCCTCCGTTGCCAACTCGGACCCGGGCCTACCGCCTCCTCCACCGGCAAAAAAGAGAGCGGGTTGGTCTCATCCCGGTTTTTGGTTTGGGAGTACAGGCGCTGCGATTTTCGTCGCCTTTATCCTGCTGGCGCAATTTTCAAACGGTGACGTTCTGAACAGCATAGCCTATTATTCTTTTGCCTCAGGAGCTGTCCCTTTCTTCATCGCCACACTGATGCTCTGGTATGCTTTTTATTTTCTGAGAATGAAACGGCAAATAGAAAACACGCCAACCAGTAAAGTCCGTTCCGTTGCAATGGGAATGGTCGAAGTTAAAGGCCGGGCTATTCGCCGTTATGCGTTGATTTCACCCATGGCCAATACCCCTTGCGTCTTTTACCGCCTTACGAAGTACCGCCGTGACAAAAACAATCAATGGCGGGTCAGCAGTGTCAGCAGTAGTGACAATGTCCCCTTTTTTTTAGAAGATGACACTGGTCGAATTGAAATAAACCCGGCAGGATGCCGGATCAGTGCCGGAACCAGGCAAGAAGGATCACCGGGACAAATTGGACTGATGCGGGGTATTCATGACAGTGACGATAAGTGGGTTGAAGAGGTTATTGTTGACGGAACCCTGATCTATGTTCTCGGATATGCGTCTTCCAGACAGGCAGATGGCCCCACAGTAACAGAACAAAAAATTGCAGCGCTGCGTGAATTAAAACGACATCCTCAGGATCTCAAGCAGTATGATTTTGACGGTGATGGAAAAATCAGTGCAGAGGAGTGGGATGCTGCCCGCAATGCCGTGAGTGAAAACGTGCTGAAGAAATCTTTGCAGGACAAACAACAACGCAAAAAGCAGGAAGAGCATATTGTGATCGGCAAAAAAAAAGGTCGCCCCCTGATCATTACCGAAACGCACTCAGAAGAGAATCTCACCAGTCGCTATTTTTACTACAGTATTCCGCTGTTTTTTGCATCTGCAGTGGCAACCGCTAGTGCAATTTATCTGTTGTTGAATTTTCTGAAGCACTAA
- a CDS encoding LemA family protein yields the protein MGGLITLGVFLLILFGVIIYTVIIYNGFVALKNNIEQNWSNIDVLLKQRYDELPKLIKVCEGYMQHEQKTLEAVVKARSMVNSAQSDEQKLQAQNALTDTLKSLFMVVERYPDLKADTGFRQLSNRISEIEDQIADRRELYNASVTIYNTRLDQFPDVMIARIFNFDRRALWKIDPAHRQDVEVNFQHS from the coding sequence ATGGGTGGTTTAATCACATTAGGAGTTTTTCTGCTGATCCTGTTCGGAGTGATTATTTATACAGTCATCATCTACAACGGTTTTGTTGCGTTGAAGAATAATATCGAGCAGAACTGGAGCAATATCGACGTCCTCCTGAAACAACGCTATGATGAACTACCAAAACTGATCAAAGTCTGCGAAGGGTATATGCAACATGAACAAAAAACCCTGGAAGCGGTTGTTAAGGCGCGTTCAATGGTCAATTCAGCCCAGAGTGACGAGCAGAAACTGCAGGCACAGAATGCTCTGACAGACACATTGAAATCATTGTTTATGGTGGTTGAGCGATACCCGGATCTCAAAGCGGATACAGGCTTCAGGCAACTCAGCAATCGAATTTCTGAAATTGAAGATCAAATCGCTGACCGCCGCGAACTTTATAATGCTTCCGTGACTATCTACAACACCCGACTGGACCAATTTCCGGATGTCATGATTGCAAGAATTTTTAATTTTGACCGCCGCGCACTCTGGAAAATTGATCCGGCGCACCGCCAGGATGTTGAAGTTAATTTTCAACATAGTTAA
- a CDS encoding J domain-containing protein, whose product MALNYYRLLGVPPDAGQRRIKSAYRSLAKRFHPDRNHGAETASELFRQVNHAYRILSDAKLRQQYDQKLAQEENSREHAPNATAGSHHLEPQQKFNRFINSLLDALFGKIDDPGLPKSDRTPKTRQTTRKVGKPAFNFHYNLAIEKGKTPYVRGEDGVFRKVSSKNQGR is encoded by the coding sequence ATGGCGCTCAATTATTACCGACTCTTGGGGGTCCCCCCTGATGCTGGGCAGCGGCGGATAAAATCCGCATATCGCAGCCTGGCCAAACGTTTTCATCCCGACCGCAATCATGGGGCGGAAACAGCTTCTGAACTGTTCCGGCAGGTCAACCATGCTTACAGGATTCTATCGGATGCAAAATTACGTCAACAGTATGATCAGAAGCTGGCCCAGGAGGAGAATTCCCGGGAACATGCTCCCAATGCCACAGCAGGATCTCACCACCTAGAGCCACAGCAGAAGTTCAACCGGTTCATCAATTCGCTTCTGGATGCTCTATTCGGTAAAATTGACGATCCTGGCCTGCCGAAAAGCGACAGAACTCCTAAAACAAGACAAACAACTAGAAAGGTTGGCAAACCCGCCTTCAATTTTCACTATAATCTCGCCATCGAGAAGGGGAAAACTCCCTATGTCCGGGGAGAAGACGGCGTATTCAGAAAAGTCTCCTCAAAAAACCAGGGCAGATAG
- a CDS encoding PaaI family thioesterase, whose protein sequence is MQQIMDFFTENDCFARHCGIELIELKPGHAKAKMDIQPFHMNGAKTVQGGAIFTLADFTFAAAVNSQGRLAMAINTSISFFKPTLDGTLYAEAEELSISHKLGYYQINITDMNQQLVAQFQGTAYRKQKPILTETME, encoded by the coding sequence ATGCAACAGATAATGGATTTTTTCACCGAGAATGACTGTTTTGCCCGCCACTGCGGCATTGAACTTATAGAATTGAAACCGGGCCATGCAAAAGCTAAAATGGACATTCAACCATTCCACATGAATGGCGCCAAAACAGTCCAGGGAGGAGCTATATTCACGTTAGCGGACTTCACCTTTGCGGCAGCTGTCAACAGTCAGGGAAGGCTGGCTATGGCAATTAACACTTCAATATCTTTCTTCAAACCGACTCTCGACGGCACTCTCTACGCAGAGGCTGAAGAACTCTCCATAAGCCATAAACTGGGTTATTATCAGATCAACATTACTGATATGAATCAGCAGTTGGTGGCTCAGTTTCAGGGAACCGCTTACCGTAAGCAGAAACCCATATTAACAGAGACAATGGAATAA
- a CDS encoding elongation factor P → MINANDLRKGIVFQLDSAPCIVIDVSFQSPTARGGTTLVKTKYRNLITGQVLNSSFKAGDRMDEADFARRKGQFLYASGDQGVFMDQENYEQYEISGEIYDDVKGFLLENGDVSLGVFNDQVVTLEVPQVVELIVTETAPAIRNATATAQTKEAILETGISVQVPGYLESGEKIKIDTRDGRFVSRA, encoded by the coding sequence ATGATTAATGCAAATGATCTACGTAAGGGGATTGTTTTTCAACTTGATTCAGCACCCTGCATTGTAATTGATGTCAGCTTTCAGTCCCCAACAGCACGCGGGGGAACAACCCTGGTCAAAACGAAATATCGTAATCTCATCACTGGACAAGTCTTAAACAGCTCTTTCAAAGCCGGAGATCGTATGGATGAGGCCGATTTTGCTCGTCGCAAAGGTCAATTCTTATATGCCAGCGGTGATCAAGGGGTATTCATGGATCAGGAGAACTATGAACAATACGAAATCAGCGGTGAAATTTATGATGATGTCAAGGGCTTCCTCCTCGAAAACGGAGACGTCAGTCTGGGGGTATTCAATGATCAGGTCGTCACCCTTGAAGTTCCACAAGTGGTCGAATTAATTGTGACTGAAACCGCTCCAGCTATCCGCAATGCCACGGCAACAGCGCAAACCAAGGAAGCGATTCTGGAAACGGGAATTTCAGTCCAGGTTCCCGGCTATCTCGAATCCGGTGAAAAAATAAAAATAGATACCCGAGACGGTCGCTTTGTCTCCCGGGCTTAA
- a CDS encoding CoA pyrophosphatase, producing the protein MLEIELIKEKLTHIPLQPLQQKFDRHAAVAMLLRNNNQRTEVLFIRRAEDDRDPWSGDLGFPGGKIEEQDESPRAAAERETCEEIGYRLNDENYLGQNNDLIGAYLSVHISCFIYQVEHDVPFKLNDEVVDLFWVPLQTLLDPPRNQQLTFFYRGKSRSHPAIKLDEWSDRPLWGITYRLLDNFLNLFDLSFTYPERR; encoded by the coding sequence ATGCTCGAAATTGAACTGATTAAGGAAAAGCTCACCCATATTCCGTTGCAACCCTTGCAGCAGAAGTTTGACCGACACGCAGCCGTCGCTATGCTGCTTCGAAATAACAACCAAAGAACCGAGGTTCTGTTCATCCGTCGCGCAGAGGATGACAGGGATCCCTGGTCTGGAGACCTTGGCTTTCCCGGTGGCAAGATAGAAGAGCAGGATGAGAGTCCGCGTGCGGCCGCCGAACGGGAAACATGTGAAGAGATCGGTTACCGGCTTAATGACGAAAACTACCTGGGGCAAAACAATGATCTCATTGGAGCCTACCTTTCCGTGCATATTTCCTGCTTCATCTATCAGGTAGAGCATGACGTTCCATTTAAGCTCAACGATGAAGTTGTTGATTTGTTCTGGGTGCCACTCCAAACCTTGCTTGACCCACCCCGCAATCAACAACTGACATTTTTTTACCGTGGCAAAAGTCGCAGCCACCCCGCCATCAAACTTGACGAATGGAGTGATCGCCCCCTCTGGGGAATCACTTACCGCTTGCTTGACAATTTTCTCAATCTCTTTGATCTTTCTTTCACTTATCCGGAACGCCGATAA